From the Xenopus laevis strain J_2021 chromosome 7L, Xenopus_laevis_v10.1, whole genome shotgun sequence genome, the window TGCCCATGTATTTTAACTCCTGTCTTTAACTAAATGTTCCTTTACCACTGTCACTAtgtgactggaggcagctgggaaactgacaatatgtctagcttcaaaattgaatataaaaaaatctgtttgctcttttgagaaatggatttcagtgcagaattctgctggggcagcactattaactgatgtgttttgaaaaaaatatgttttcccatgacagtatccctttaagcaacagacagtttacatcatattaagtgacatattaaagaatcttgtcaaactggaatatatatttaactaaatattgcccttttacatctcttgccttgagccaccattttgtgatggtctgtgtgctgcctcagagatcacctgaccagaaatactacaactctaactgtaacaggaagaagtgtggaagcaaaagacacaactctgtctgttaattggctcatgtgacctaacatgtatggtttgtatgtggcacagtgaatcctacgatcccagggggcggcccttattttttaaaatggcaattttctatttatgattacccaatggcacatactactagaagagtatattattatgaaaatggtttatttacatgaagcaggattttacatatgagctgttttatgtaatatctttttatagagacctacattgtttgggggggtatagttttcctttaagttaacatttagtatgtaatagaatggccaattctaagcaacttttttttttttttatatagtttttttattatttgccttcttctgactctttccagatcactggccccatctaaaaaacaaatgctctgcaaggctacacatttattgtattgctattttttattactcatttttctattcaggtctctctcctattcatattccagtctcttattcaaatcaattcatggtggcttgggtaatttagaccctagtaaccagattgctgaaataacgcaaaaaccacaaataataaaaaatgaaaaccaatagcaaattgtctcagaatttcactctctacatcaggggtccccaaccttttttacccgtgagccacattaaaaaaaaaaagagagttggggagcaacacaggtatacaaaaaattcctggggtgccaaataagggctgtgattggctatttggtggcccctttgtggattgtcagcctacattgaggctctgtttggcagttcacctggtttttatacaaccaaaacttgcctccaagccaggaattccaaactaggcacctgctttgaggccactgggagcaacatccaaggcgttggagagcaacatgttgctcgcgagctactggttggggatccctgctctacatcatactaaagggtaactcaaaggggaacaacccctttaagggggctCAGGAAGGCTAAACTGATGTCGGAGTAGGATCTTCCTGCCAGTGAGGTATTATTCCATATATCTATgttttaatgttatatttttttctttcttgtctgTAATGGCACATTCTTACCCTGAAATCTTAGCTGTATGAGCAGAGCGGCCACTTCCTGCAGGAACTCTACTACCTGCTTGAGCTCAAGAAGATTTGGGAAAGGCAGTCGGGCAGGTTAAGCGGAGCCCTGCAGCTGTACACAGGGAAGGAGACCAAGAAACTAGACACATATGACTTCCCCGCTACCAAATGGTATATCCTTCTAATATGTTTCATTTGAGGGTCTGCTGCCCAGAGGACAACCTCTCCTGATGGTTTTGGTGTGAGGAAAATGACATGTCCTCCTATTTTGACTTGAGCTCATTCAGTCGGGGTTATGTAGAAAAGATCTGCACTTccagatacaggtattggatccattatccagaaagttccaaattacaggaaggccatctcccataggctccattttaatcatataatccaatgttttaaatgttatttcctttttctctgtaataataaaacagcagcttgtacttgatcccaactaaggtataattaatccttattagaggcaaaaacaaccttattgggtttatttaatgtttacatgatttttttagtaaccattccagaaagaccccttatctttatgtgtatatatatatatatatatatatatatatatatatatatatatatatatatatatatatatatatatatggtcccaATCTGCATCCGGCCTGGCCCGCTATTGCCcccctatttatagacctgcgcccgccccgcagtgatgtcacaaaagaggcgGGGCAGGCTCGAGTCAATAAATTTAGGCGCCGGAAGAGCTAGGTCGTGGGCGGAGAGAGCAGGAGAACAGCACGACCCGGACCCACTCGCGACCCGAAGATTTGGTGCAGGAGCCAGCCCGCTCAtcactagtatatatatatattgataatggttccatacctgtataaatataaattaattgtttttttacacagacatacctacTTCCGCTGATTGAaaagaaaccatgatagtctgtctcTGTGGCCCacccccattaaaggggttgttcacctttgagttaacttttagtatgatgtagagagtgatattctgagacaatttgcaattggttttcattttttattatttgtggtttttgggttatttagctttttattcagcagctctccagtttacaatttaccctagcaaccatgcactgatttgaataagagactggaatatgaataggagagacccaaatagaaagagtagtaataaaaagtagcaaaaacaatacatttgtaaccttacagagcatttgcttttttgatggggtcagtgaccccacatttgaaagctggagtcagatgaagatggcaaataattcaaaaacgataaaaaagaaaaaaaatgaagtccaattgaaaatgggtgcttcacctttaagtttatttagtatattatagaatggctaattctaagcaacttttcgattggccttcattatttatttttttatagtttttacattatttgccttcttctgactctttacagctttcaaatgggggttactgaccccatctaaaaacaaatgctctgtaaggctaaaaatgtattgttattgctactttttattactcatctttctattcaggcctctcctatagatcttccagtctcttattcaaatcaatgcatggttgctaaggtaatttggactctagcaaccagaagaCTGAAACTGttgagccactgaataaaaagctataatagataactcaaaaactacaaataataaaaaacaattgcaaattgtctcagaatatccctctctacatcatattaaaaaaaagtgaacaaccactttaaaataacttgaataaagtggatcaggaaaaaaaactaaaaaaatcaagcaaaaacttaaatcgtacgtttttttcgGACTTTTCTCCAGAATCAgtcgatttttttcaggtttttgcatacatttttcagattattgggctaaactcggcgcagaccacaatatcttcaaattaggatagggacatctcctattgacttatacatgacctgggcaggtttcagatggaggatttttggatttgggtgtttgtttgttttttgcagcatcggtATAATCAATctcaaaattttgagtttttttccattaaaaatgtgagtttttgccccaaaaaaagcACAATAACCCACTAATTGTCTGGCCTCTCCTCTTTAGGTTATGCACAGATACGTCACATACACTGACGGTGTCCCACATGCAGCTGCAGAACAAGAGCTCACTCTGGCCAACTGTCATCCTAATTGGCACTTTGATGTTTTGCCCGGCGTGGGCAGGGGAGCACATCTGGactgtattaaaggggcagttatgGGCTCATCTGGACTTGGATTATCAATCTCCTCCACCagtataagggctagtccacacggggaggtagcgacgcgtttgcggcgacaaagcgccgcgacagtcgccgcgaccggcgcagtcgacagttttgtatgggcgcctatgtaaaaacgcctgtgctaaccacacgaggcgatgcgcttttcaacagtcgcctgaaaatgcctcgccaggctttttcaggcgactgttgaaaagcgcatcgcctcgtgtggttagcacaggcgtttttacataggcgcccatacaaaactgtcgcctgcgccggtcgcggcgctttgtcgccgcgaccgcaaacgcgtcgctatctccccgtgtggactagccctaaagaagTCACAAACACACCAGCCAATGATAAAGAGGAGACATGGAGAGCACAGGCAGCATTTTATGTCTATAAGACAAGTCCTTTATATGTTATTTTCTCAGTGAGACAGTTTTCTTCCTCTTCTATTGTTCTTATCTTGTTGTAGTGTTTCTAGAAAGAGCCAGGACCCAGCTTCTGTGTATGAAAAACTACGTGAGATTTTATCTGATATCTCGGAGGCGTTTCACGGTAGTGGCTGACACAATAAAGAGACTGAGCCGGGGCAGTGGGGAGAGAGATAATTATTCCTAAGGGTGGGAAGCAGCACTTGGCCATGGTTTTTACAGCAGAAGATTGTGGGAGAGTGTGATAATAAagaacatatatacacatacatggccgtgctgcatcttcttccagtcgatcaaagggtcagtgaccctcttgTGCAACACAAGTGCAATGAACAGGGGCTTGGGGTGAACATGCTTTTTGACAGTTGTTTTAATCaggaaaaatctatgttttttgttatttcttgagctaaacaggaaaaCCGAAGCTTCTCCATGTTTGCTCCCTGTTAAATATGTATGTGCCTCCTTCCCAACAGAAATTAAAGGAGCAGTACACCCCTTGCTCAACATGAATGCAAGGAATAGTGCTTGTGccaatctttatttttattgttttaatcaggaaaaatgtttttttaaaaaattcttgagCTTAAAGAGGAAAACGGAAGCTTCTCTAGGTTTAGTCCCTATGAGGAGGATAGATTCCCAGTATTCACTGCTCCCTTTCCCCTTATGCAGGGCGGGTTATCTGCAAACTAAAAATCGAATTATCGACCTTACAAGGACCAAACGCTTTAggtcagagtcggactggggtgcctggggcccaacaggaaacctcatctcaagggcccacAGCCACCCAGTTAAAAATAGCGCCcagaaataaatatcaaaattatttaaaaaaaaaaaaaactggaatggccgtattaatttaaaatatatttttcaacaatgctgtttgaaatttcagcacgtcaggttgctagggtctaaatgaccctagcaaccaggcagtagtttgagtCAGAAGTAggggaaataatttgaaaactatacaaaataaaataattacaatttcaaatggcaatttcatgtataatactcccAGAATTCACAGCAGCATGAACAtagtagcaatatatatatatatatattacccccAGAGTTCAAGACAGGATGTTAGCAGAGGTAATGGCAAATGAAAAGAAGGGTTAAACCCTAAGTAAATACCACCAGGTTTCCTTTTTAGCTCAagaaaattcaaaaaccacagatgTTTTTCTTGATTAATTGGAAAAATTGGCAAAAAGCCCTATTTATTACACCCGTATTGAACAAGgggtgtatataataatatataataaggtTGTTAATTAGCTAAATCACCATGTTCAACTGAATTGTCCTCATCTCAATACTCAATTTGGATGAGAGACATTTCCCTGTAGTTGCACATTGATATGAGTATGACACTGTGTTAGTTCAACATATTGGAACTATTTCCACCCACTAAATATTCTGTTAAGTCTTTTTCtgtattaaattaaatgaatgtgGATTTCCCCTTTGTTTTGCACAAGCCATCATAAAAAAAAGTGCCACTGCCCTAACCCGCAACTGTTACTTGTTTAACTCTGATGATGTTACTGTGCCTGTTGCAAAAACCActtgcaattaaaacttgttcatataattagattattattattctctGAGTGGAGGCTTCAGCAATGACATCACAGAGCAAATGTCCCGCTCTCCAGTCATAGACGCCGCTTTTAATATAGAAGACCAGCCCATAAGTGCAGGGAGTTTCACGGTTTATTTCTAGTAGGTTTCCCCAAATTCACACAACAACCATTACTATTGTTTCCCTTGCGCAATTCCGAGCATTCCTTCCTAATACGGCTCAGAAAAATACTGGTGAGTGTTTCAATCTTTATTCAAATGGGGCTGTAAGAAAGGCCTGGGCAGGTTCTTCCCCTCTGGGTCGACCAACGTCTTTTCCAGGGAGAAATACAAACCAGGAGGAGGGTTAATTGGGGTAAAAAGAAGGGGCTATTGCATCTGTCTTTCTGATAAAACAGTTTGTTCGTGAAGAATATATACACGATTGGGGCACAGCCTGTGCATTTATCGGTTGTGTTAAAATAAGTGgtcaatgttttggtttttttttaaatttcatggcAATTCAATGGTTTCCACAGCAACGACAAAAGTCcacacttttttttctcttgctttcAGGTGTGTGATGGCACGGTTTTCTCTGATCCACGAGGATGGCGGGGGGGGCAGGTTGGCACGTTAAAGAACGACACACTTCCTTTTGGAGGACTTTTTCTTTTTCCCGTTGCTGATCTTCTCCTTGTGCTTGCGGATTTCACGGACTAGGGTATAGAAGGCGTCTTCGACTCCCTTTGTTACAACGTTGAGTCATCGAGAAGGAAGAGGGGGAGATAAACGGAACAGGGTGAGTGGGTGAACGCAGTTATTTTACCAGATGAACGTCCTTGACATGGGGTTGCGGGCAATAATAGCAAGTTTTAGAAGCTCTCCTCTCAGCCTCGTTATTACATGTTTATAGCATTTCCTACTGTCCGGCTAACAATAGGAGGGAATGTATATATTCCTGCTCTCTATAGAACACTTCATGCGTACGGTGACCTCATGCTCTACATTTTTATTGTGCGATTCAGAGAGTACGACACTTGCCTTAGAAGAATAGTTAAACCTTTTTGTTGGTTATAATGCATTACTGTGCCAACGACAACCTTGAAGCAGCAGCTTTAGTGAAAGAAGCAGATGCCAAAGTACATTTACTATGCTGCCTTTGAAGTTAGTTAGCAGCATAGAAATAACTTCAGCTACAGACCATTCCCATCATACCTCTAGGATTGTGTCCTTCAGAAGCATTAAAGCTATGGCTGAACTGCTGGCCAGCGGCTCCATGTTGGGATAGCAGAATCAGTTCAGCCGGAGCGTTACAGGGTTGAATTTCCCTGCTTATGACTATTGCCACAGGAATAACATATCAAAATTGAGGGCGAGACCTAATTCACGTATGGGCGCCCATTTTTTGCACCATTTGCCGCAGGTCTCTGCTTTACATTTTTGTAGCACAGAGACCTGCGGCTTTCTTCTGGAATTGAGTGGTCTGTATTTGTTTAGTaggaaggtggggggggggctcttTGTCCCTACCTATCCCCTAACTCAGGGATCCCTAACACttttaacccatgagcaacatttagaagttcaaggggttggggagcaacactagcatgaaaaatgttcttggggtgccaaataaggactgtgattggccatttggtagcccctatgtggattgccaatctacactgagactctgtttggcagtacacctggttttatacaaccaaaacttgcccccaagcctggaattcaaaaatcaactcctgctttgaggccactgagagcaacatccaaggggttggtgagtaacatgttgctcacgggatactggttggggatcactgccctaactTTTCACAGTTATGGTGCCACAAGTAACTgctactgcctgccctatgtcctGCATCCCCATATGCTCTGAAACTtgtcatgtttatttattttttatttagcataaGGTGCACAGTGCAACCATTGACCTGGGCAGAAGTTCTGCCtgaataagcactaaggggtgccCTCAAACTTCTGCCCGGGGGAATCAAAAAAATGACCCCAATACTTAATTGCTTATAGCAAAAATAGCAAACTGGACTTTTCAGCAGCCACAGAGCTacatcttaaaagagaactaaaccttaaaaatgtatatggctaaaaatgctattttaaatactgaatttattgcaccagcctaaagtttcagcttgtcaatagcagcaatgatccaggacttcaaacttgtcacaggggggtcaccatcttggaaagtgtctgtgacactcacatgctcagtgggctctgagcagctgttgagaagctaagcttagggctcgtcactaattatccagcagaaaatgaggttggtctgtaatataagctgatgctacagggctgattattaaattctgatgctaattgcactggtttctgtgctgccatgtagtaattatctgtattaattactaatcagccttatattgtgacatttctattctatatgtactgtatattgtgagtggtccctaagctcagtaagtgacagcagcacagagcatgtgcagtgaatctggggagctactggggcatctttggagacacagatctttactgctaaagggctgtggttgccttgggctggtacagaagcacaaaacataatgtacaacatttctagctacttctttagttaatctttagttctcctttaatgtagccCCTATGACCTGGTTGCCCAGTCTGTAGCTGAATCATTTGTAGGGCTATTATCTTACCCAATTACATTACTGTTGGCTGAAGCTGCACATTAACTCTATCAGAGACGACAGAGACTCACCTGTCTAGTTTTGGCAGAGGTCTCTATAAAAGGAATACCGTAGCTCTTTGCCAGTTCCTGCGCTTGCTTTGTGTCCACAGTCCGGGATGGGAGGTCGCATTTGTTACCAACTAACACCATGGGAACGTCATCGGAATCTTTAACTCTGTTAATCTGTTCCCTGGAGGCAAATCATAGTAGTAAGATGGTTAGTTTGCTGGGGAGATCAGCAGGCGCCATACTGTAATAGTAACTGGAGCGATGGAGTGGGTTCTGCGCTGGTGCAGTTACTAAGATATCAGCTGAATGTAGGAATGCTGGAGGTGTTTGTGCCCCCCTCAACAAAGCGGTTTAATACGATgtaaaagtagaaggaaagtcattaTTACATCTCTTTAGTGAAACCCAGGTTTGGCAGTCACCACATCtagccccttaaaggggttgttcaccttagagttaacttttagtatgatgtagagactgatagtctgagacaattggttttcattttttattatttgtgatttttgagttagctttttattcagcagctctccggtttgccgTTACTAGGGTCTAAAATAACCTAGCAACCACTtctggatttgaataagagactggaataagaatcggtgaggccctgaatagaaaggtgaataatgaaaaagtgttgggagctcaggtcagtgaccccccccccatttgaaagctggaaagagtcaggagaagaagaaggcaaataattaaaaaactataaataatgaagaccaattgaaacgtttctttgaa encodes:
- the LOC108696750 gene encoding uncharacterized protein LOC108696750 → MPVRDFHLYKYLFYVPLQLIQLKQGTEALIMSVHEMASSDHSVSYLYEQSGHFLQELYYLLELKKIWERQSGRLSGALQLYTGKETKKLDTYDFPATKWLCTDTSHTLTVSHMQLQNKSSLWPTVILIGTLMFCPAWAGEHIWTVLKGQLWAHLDLDYQSPPPV